In Colletotrichum destructivum chromosome 8, complete sequence, the following proteins share a genomic window:
- a CDS encoding Putative short-chain dehydrogenase/reductase SDR, NAD(P)-binding domain superfamily, producing MPYIPSLPQIPNRYAATHADPQGEGDARPTALQIIQDEGLIGQLFDKVALVTGGTNGIGLEIVRHLAKTGMKVFFTSRDFAKGERVKSELESQDSGLRLKVIEMELKSLKSVKRGAEEVLNNTGRLDLLVNNAGIAATPRGYTEEGYEQQFGVNHLAQFYLFQLLKPLLLKTAADNNVNVRVVTTSSTSHTASTVLPENNYDTANPNGKGYEPGVSYAHSNTAKIWFCNEVERRYGSEGVHAISIHPGGFGSGLMKSSDEETRKMLEKLIQMPHIRKVWKSVQQGAATSVLAAVGKEYDGVGGFYMEDCGVSKPIPDDTNWAGYGFKSWAFNEEGEKKLWDDSLKMAGLEDGH from the exons ATGCCTTACATCCCCAGCCTGCCGCAGATCCCTAACCGGTACGCTGCGACCCACGCCGATCCTCAGGGCGAAGGTGACGCCCGCCCAACCGCTTTACAGATCATCCAAGACGAGGGTCTGATTGGACAATTGTTCGACAAAGTCGCGCTGGTCACCGGTGGTACCAACGGAATTGGACTTGAAATTGTTCGCCATCTAGCAAAAACTGGCATGAAAGTCTTCTTCACCTCCCGTGACTTCGCGAAGGGTGAAAGGGTGAAGAGTGAGCTGGAGAGCCAAGACTCTGGCTTGAGATTAAAAGTCATAGAAATGGAACTCAAGAGTTTAAAGAGCGTCAAGAGAGGCGCTGAGGAAGTTTTGAATAACACTGGCCGGCTAGATCTTCTCGTCAACAATGCAG GTATCGCGGCGACACCGCGTGGCTACACAGAAGAGGGCTACGAACAGCAGTTTGGTGTCAATCACCTTGCACAATTCTACCTATTCCAGCTGCTCAAACCTCTCCTTTTAAAAACGGCTGCCGACAACAACGTAAACGTGCGAGTCGTCACCACCTCCAGCACATCACACACGGCTTCGACCGTACTGCCGGAAAACAACTATGACACTGCGAACCCCAACGGAAAAGGTTATGAGCCTGGAGTCTCATATGCTCACTCCAACACGGCCAAAATTTGGTTCTGTAATGAAGTTGAGCGGCGCTACGGCTCTGAGGGGGTACATGCCATCAGTATTCACCCTGGCGGTTTTGGCAGTGGCTTGATGAAGTCTTCAGATGAGGAAACCCGCAAAATGTTAGAGAAATTGATCCAGATGCCTCACATCAGAAAAGTTTGGAAGAGTGTTCAACAAGGCGCTGCCACCAGCGTACTAGCAGCTGTTGGCAAGGAGTATGATGGTGTTGGAGGATTCTATATGGAGGACTGTGGTGTTAGCAAGCCCATTCCCGACGATACCAATTGGGCTGGGTATGGATTCAAGTCATGGGCCTTTaacgaagagggcgagaagaagctttGGGATGATTCGTTGAAGATGGCTGGGCTGGAGGATGGCCATTGA